The region TCGTTTATCTAGGATCGCTTGTGGAATTGAGGGGTTTATTTCCGGCACTAAAAAAAGCTttaaaggagaagaaggaatcTTACCTTTGTTACCCTGGAGCTCTGAGAGCTTCAATTTATAGTAAAGATGATAGGCATTTTGGGGATCCAGAAAactaaatttattgttattagaACCTGCTGATTTTGATTGATCGAATCGAATGCGATTTTCAAAATGATGGCCATTTTTGGCAACAAACTGAGCAGTCTTGTCAATGACAGATCTGATGTataaaggaggaaaaaTAACCTCTTCCGGTGTTGacattgttaaaataaatattattattgtttatttatattagtgtatattaatttaatataataaaaaaggctGTCGGCACCCAAAGGTGTTCCCGGGCGGTCCCCCACCCCAGTACTATCCGGGCCTAGCGCCGCTTGACTTCGGAGTTCGGATGGGATCCGGTATATTCGACGCAGTATGGCCAACAGCAATTGCTAAAACaattcaaattttaacatatgtAAGATTATAACAAGTGATGATATATCGAAATAAAAATGCGGAAATTTAAGTGTGATGAATAAGGTAGGTGAAAATAGGTGATGAGAATATGAGGTGACTGAGAGAGAGTAGGTGATGAATAAGGTATGTATGATGAAGTAAGTAGGTGATGAAAAGGGGTGATAACggatataaataagtaagaTAAAGTAATGAGATGTGAAATgggtaaataaaatagtgtaTGAATAATGTGCAATGGTTAGAACAAAAGGTGGCAGACcaattaacatatatatgtgtaatcaATCAATGCCGATAAAAGCAAGATTTagaaaaataacataatagGCTATACGGCCataaatttttgttaaagTTAATCAAATcgatttatattaattaagttttaatttgtttttttgtacaatagaTGGGGACTAATATATGatgttgtatttttttagtTATAAATGTAGTATATCCACCAGTTCAATCGATTCACCAATGGAATCACCCAGTATTTATGGTCATATTCCTGATAAGGACCGTCAGGAAGATGGCCTGGGTGCTGATCTTGATTATCCATTTTGGGAGAGTTACTTATATGACAAAACATTCTTTAAGGATAAAAATCAGGACAAAAAGTTCAGATATTACGACCTGAGTAATTTTCTGAAGTTTTTTTTCTTCGATTGGGTTTATAGATGGTCTAAGTGCGCATCGACTAGATTTATAGAATCATACAAGTTACACCCTTTGCCAGTTTCTGACCAGATACTTCGCTGGCAGCCAGTATTTTCGAAACATGTGAGTGACGGGTTAGTTAGACTGGAGTTGTTTAAAACACCGAAGTCCCATACCGGAAATTTGGGCAAAACCTCGGCATACAGGTTCGTCCTGTTGCGAGCTATATTCCTCACTTTTTGGAAAAGGACTTTGATTGGACTCATGGGCATAATAATTACGAATATTATGAGCATGAGTATAGCAATTCTGGTCAAAAAACTGCTTGGAATTCTAAACGACCAAACTACAAGCCTCGCTAAGACGATCTTACTATTGTTTGCCATTATATTGTTCAACCTCGTCGATGGACTGGTGGTGGATAATATAACGTTTTACTTATACAGACTGATATACATCATTCAATGTTGTGCCTCAATAACTATGTTTCAGCACGGGCTGTGCCACAGGCGCAACTTTTCAAACGACGTGAACGGTTCAAACTATCTTGGGGTTTGCAATCAGGTCCTACACACTTGTTCTCCTGATTCGAAGTGCTCCCAGAATCCTTTGTTCTGTCAGGCTCTGCGATACCAAAACAAGGAACTAAACGCTAGAATTGTCACCTTCCAGTTCAGCGACTGCTACTACATTTCCATGTGTTTGGAGTCCTTAATCTACATTGTCAACTTCCTGACCAGCTTCATTCACGgcataattttaatgtcGTTGCAATTTAAGATTAAACTGTGGATTTTGTATTTCATCGGAGTTCCCTTTGTTGTCGTAATGGTGTTTGTGGAGGCTTTGAACTCTTACTTCCTGAGCGTGGCGTACGTTGTTAAGGATTTTAGAATCAGCAAGAGTATTGAAATAGTCTCGTCGCTGCCCATTATCATTAAAATGGCTTTTGATCGTATTGCGATGAATATTATCACCGAATGCAGAAATAGTGAGCTTTTGTTCTTTTTAATAagatattttttaacatttttaaacacatcACTTTTCGTCGTTTTCACAAACATAtcattttacattttaaagaaATGTTTCGTAAAGGCTGTAAATGAAGCCACCGTTATCACACAAATCGACACTGCAGGATTCATGTCAACATTCTATATATTACTGCAAATCATCGAGTCGATGTTTCTAGTTCCAAACTCATTCAGGGTAATTTCAAGTTCATATGTAGCGTACCGAAGGGTGGGcaagtatttaaaaaggtgCTCCCCTAACTTTTACATTAGTGACAATAAGTACACTGGTTCAGTGAAAGCCTCTTCAAACGTAGTTCAGGTGACCGATGAAGTTCCGAATGACGctgttgtatattataaGGACGCCTCGTTTGCATGGGTTTGTTCGAGCAAGGACTTGTTGGATTACAACTACGAGCCTTCGCTCaacaatgttaattttcAACTGAAACGCGGCGAGATTGCCATAATTACTGGTGCTCAGGGTTCTGGTAAATCTAACTTCATAAAGTCAATGCTTGGTGAGATGACTCTGGTTGGTGGGTCAATGGCTGTTGTTCCATTGCACACATCAATGCCCATATTTTATGCTTCACAGGATATATGGTTACATCAGGGCACCATCAGATCAAACATCACATTTGGCTATCGCTTCGACGAACAGATATACAACACGGTGTTGAAGGCAGTTGAACTTCAGTCTGATATATCCACTTGGGAGAAGGGTGACCTCCGTGTCGTATCTGACAACGCCCACACTCTGAGTGGTGGTCAGCGTGTGAGAATGGAAATGGCTCGTGCCATATATGCCTATCTCATATTCCACCAGGTTAACTCTGACTACAACAACGGCAAGTGCTCATTCTTGATGTGCCTCGACTCACCCTTCCACGGTCTCGATCCTTTCGTCTCGAAAACTGTGTTCAACAATTTGTTTAACATCAAGACTGGAGTACTCATCAAGGACGATCTTTCTGTGGTCTTATCTTCTACTAGACGTTACCTCCACACTTGTCTCGAACCATCAGGTTTAAAAGGGGCTCCCAATTTTCCAATATATCGAATAAAGAACGAGTCTTTGAAATTCTTTTGTTATTTGCACGATTTCATTAATAACAAGGTTCACACCCCCGAAGACTTCAAGTACTTGTCGACGAACACTGGTCCTTATCAATTGAACCTTTTAACTCGTGACATGTTGAATTTGTGTTCATCTGGTTCTACTACTAGGCTTGGTCGCAGGGAGGTCACTAGAACTAAGTACGACAAATCGTTCAAGTCGTTTGTTAGGGATGAGTTATCTGGTGTCAAGTTCAATCCGTACTTCGTTTACATGAAACCCGCTTTAGCGTTGTTCACGCTCTTTATCGCTCTCACgttcatttttactattatGGATAATCTAAAATTTGTGCTGTCGTCTAACTTATCTGATTTTATCACTAATAAAATCGGTGAATTCAACAGTGGTTCTTTTGTTGACTTTGAAAAGGTTAAATCTCGGTGCAATACTTCATTGTTCATTATTCTGATTATCACCACGATAATCGTTGTTTTAGCAGTAATATCCACAATTCTGTTCTCAATATCCTGTATAGTATCATCTCGTAAAATTCACGAGTATTGCATCAATTCAATATTCAAAAACAGTTCATCtgtgattaaaataaagaaacaAGTCAGTCAAATTATCACGTATCTGTCTTGCGATATTGACTTTTTAGATGATGATCTTCCCTACGATTTCTACTTGTCGCTCGTCTCGTTTATTCAGATGTTGATTGACATTGTtactctattttatttcatacCGTTTTCCATTGTTTTCACTACGCTGGCGATACTTCTTTTTCACTACACTGTTTTCACATATTACTTGGGTTCTTACAAGCACATCCAATTAGCGTATCTGGAATGTATTTCACACATTAACACCATCTTTGAGAACGCCATACACGGTTCTTCCATTTGCAGAGGTTATAAAAAAGAGTCTCAACAAGTTGATATCATCATGGAATCCAACGAGTACTTTAACAGACATTACTTCCTCTTATATGCGATAGCAACCTGGGGGTCCATGCTTTTTAACTGGATATTTTCCTGTAATGCTTTGTTGATACTAGTGATTCCCATATTTTTCAATAAGTATGCTAAGTACAGGTTGAAAACAGGTGATTACGGGCTTTCCTTATCCTTATTGGTCGACGTTATGAAGACCTATACCACTTTTTCTCTCAGATTTGCAAGAATGGCCGCCTTTATCACCTCTATTCAAAGGTTCCGATACTTTATTCCTCCGGGTGAGAAAGTTAAGTTTGGTAAATTTTTCAATGCCCATGAAGAATTTGTAGCTAAACCTTCCGGTGGTGATCAGAACGTCTTAAATGAGAGCCAGTTGTTAAAAAGAAGGATTTTTGAGTTCAAATGCGACGACAAGAAGTTCAAATATTTCAGAAAGTTATTATTCAATCCCAAGATCAATAtcatgaatataaataattatctGCCTCCTGAACACTCTGGAATTGAACTAAAGAacgtgtgtgtgtatactgAAGCGGATCATAACTCGGAGGGTATGATATTGAAAAACATTACGGCGTCTGCTAATCGATCAGAAATTATTGGTATGGTTGGTAGAACAGGATCGGGTAAAACCACTTTATTGTCAGTCATACAGAATATAGTCGAAAATAGAACAGGTCAGGTGCTATTAGATGGGAAGGAAATCAATGAGGTTCCCAAAGAAGTGTTAGCTCAGGTTGTCGGTGTCCTTCCACAACTTCCCTTTGTGTTCAAAGGGTGGACCATCCGTAGGTTTCTGGACCCTAGAAAGTTGTTTAGTGATGACGAGATTATCCAGGCTCTAGATTTGTGTGGCCTTCTCGATTTCGTCAACGACCTACAGGGCGGGAAGAAGCTAGATACCATAATATCAGCTGAAGACATTTCGATGTCAAAAAAAAATGTTGATGTCGGAAAAAATCACTACCCATCAGAATCCATGAAGTCTGATCGATCACTTACAATGGAGTGCCTGAAAAATTACTACATCAACACCGACATTACTCTATCAAACACTCAGCTGAGGACGCTCGCGTTCACTCGACTAGTGTTGTACAGGCAGTTTTACAGAATAATTCTTGTTGATGAACCTCCCGCTAATAATATCAGTGACAGACCCAATATTCAGGATGTCGATATCGGCATCCCGATATACGAGTTGCTGCAGAAGCATTTCAGCCACTGTACCACCTTTGTTGCTGCACATGACGACAATGCCTTGAGTATGTGTACATTAGTTTGGGTAATACATAAAGGTTCTATTATGATGAAATATGGAATAGAAGacataaaattgaataGTTATATTTCCACTGTAATTGAACACTTAGATAGCCTTTAATCATTCAAATAATGTAGTCTTCCATAgttttataatacacattaatataataaaaaaggctGTCGGCACCCAAAGGTGTTCCCGGGCGGTCCCCCACCCCAGTACTATCCGGGCCTAGCGCCGCTTGACTTCGGAGTTCGGATGGGATCCGGTATATTCGACGCAGTATGGCCAACAGCAATTGCTAAAACaattcaaattttaacatatgtAAGATTAT is a window of Theileria orientalis strain Shintoku DNA, chromosome 2, complete genome DNA encoding:
- a CDS encoding ABC transporter; protein product: MESPSIYGHIPDKDRQEDGLGADLDYPFWESYLYDKTFFKDKNQDKKFRYYDLSNFLKFFFFDWVYRWSKCASTRFIESYKLHPLPVSDQILRWQPVFSKHVSDGLVRLELFKTPKSHTGNLGKTSAYRFVLLRAIFLTFWKRTLIGLMGIIITNIMSMSIAILVKKLLGILNDQTTSLAKTILLLFAIILFNLVDGLVVDNITFYLYRLIYIIQCCASITMFQHGLCHRRNFSNDVNGSNYLGVCNQVLHTCSPDSKCSQNPLFCQALRYQNKELNARIVTFQFSDCYYISMCLESLIYIVNFLTSFIHGIILMSLQFKIKLWILYFIGVPFVVVMVFVEALNSYFLSVAYVVKDFRISKSIEIVSSLPIIIKMAFDRIAMNIITECRNSELLFFLIRYFLTFLNTSLFVVFTNISFYILKKCFVKAVNEATVITQIDTAGFMSTFYILLQIIESMFLVPNSFRVISSSYVAYRRVGKYLKRCSPNFYISDNKYTGSVKASSNVVQVTDEVPNDAVVYYKDASFAWVCSSKDLLDYNYEPSLNNVNFQLKRGEIAIITGAQGSGKSNFIKSMLGEMTLVGGSMAVVPLHTSMPIFYASQDIWLHQGTIRSNITFGYRFDEQIYNTVLKAVELQSDISTWEKGDLRVVSDNAHTLSGGQRVRMEMARAIYAYLIFHQVNSDYNNGKCSFLMCLDSPFHGLDPFVSKTVFNNLFNIKTGVLIKDDLSVVLSSTRRYLHTCLEPSGLKGAPNFPIYRIKNESLKFFCYLHDFINNKVHTPEDFKYLSTNTGPYQLNLLTRDMLNLCSSGSTTRLGRREVTRTKYDKSFKSFVRDELSGVKFNPYFVYMKPALALFTLFIALTFIFTIMDNLKFVLSSNLSDFITNKIGEFNSGSFVDFEKVKSRCNTSLFIILIITTIIVVLAVISTILFSISCIVSSRKIHEYCINSIFKNSSSVIKIKKQVSQIITYLSCDIDFLDDDLPYDFYLSLVSFIQMLIDIVTLFYFIPFSIVFTTLAILLFHYTVFTYYLGSYKHIQLAYLECISHINTIFENAIHGSSICRGYKKESQQVDIIMESNEYFNRHYFLLYAIATWGSMLFNWIFSCNALLILVIPIFFNKYAKYRLKTGDYGLSLSLLVDVMKTYTTFSLRFARMAAFITSIQRFRYFIPPGEKVKFGKFFNAHEEFVAKPSGGDQNVLNESQLLKRRIFEFKCDDKKFKYFRKLLFNPKINIMNINNYLPPEHSGIELKNVCVYTEADHNSEGMILKNITASANRSEIIGMVGRTGSGKTTLLSVIQNIVENRTGQVLLDGKEINEVPKEVLAQVVGVLPQLPFVFKGWTIRRFLDPRKLFSDDEIIQALDLCGLLDFVNDLQGGKKLDTIISAEDISMSKKNVDVGKNHYPSESMKSDRSLTMECLKNYYINTDITLSNTQLRTLAFTRLVLYRQFYRIILVDEPPANNISDRPNIQDVDIGIPIYELLQKHFSHCTTFVAAHDDNALSMCTLVWVIHKGSIMMKYGIEDIKLNSYISTVIEHLDSL